The Syntrophobotulus glycolicus DSM 8271 DNA window AGGCTTAAAGATGAGAAGCTTGCGGCCGGTTGAGGTGGAGAGTGTCTTTGGCGATATAAAAGGGAACTTCGGGATGCGAAGATTCCTGTTAAAGGGATTGGAAAAAGTAAGATTGGAGTGGGGGTTACATTGCATTGCTCATAATATGAGAAAGATGGCGGCAGTAACAGCCCCATAATTGATAGTGACAAAAAATTGTCCTGGATATGTAAACGGGGGACGTCGCGAAACTAATGTTTCGTTACGTCCCCTTTGCAATTATGATTTTGCTGCGTTTGACACCAGCCAAGCGCTTTTTTCGTTTAGATACGAAACAATTTGATCAATGGTGACACGCACAGCATCATCATCATGATAAAAAATAGGCAGGCAAAACGTCAGGGTGGATATTTTTAACTTTCATACTTTTAGCTCCTCTGGGGGATTCTATATGCTGAAATGAAAAAATGACAAGGAGGGTTTGTCATGCTGTGTGCAGAAGTTTCGGTCTATCCCCTGAAAACGAATAATGCCACCCAAGTTATTGACGGAGCTATCGAAGCGCTATCCCGGGAACAGGTAAAGTACAAAGTTGGTTCGATCAGTACCCATATTGATGGCAATGATGAGCAGGTCTGGTCCGGTATTAGAAAGCTCTATGATGAGGCGAAAAAAACAGGCGAGGTCAATATGGTTGTGACTTTTTCCAATGCCGAACACTGAGGGGATCAAATTTCTCATCGTGAAAATCAACTATTCAAATGGTAACCTATTTGAATAGTTTTTTGCATCTTAAACAAGCGCTTACTCCGGCGGATATGAAGCTGGAAACATCCCCTTTGAAACAAAAGATTAAACCTGAATTCGGCAAAATCAGGCTTGCTACGATCAGTGATAACGAGAAGATCAAGATCTATGATAACTGAGAAGTCAGGATCTATTCGGATTGAGAAAACCAAGTTCTAAAGAATGAAAATTGCTTCCAGCCCAAAATGACTGGAAGCAATTTTCGCACTTAACCTCGGAAAGCGGGATACTAGCCGATCATTGAGGAAAGATCTTCAGCGGGAGTTGTAATGCCGCCAATTCCAAACGTCTCAACCAGAATTTTGGCGACATTGGGAGAAAGAAAACCGGGCAGTGTAGGACCGAGATGAATATTCTTCACTCCCAGTGACAGCAGGGCCAACAGAACCAGAACGGCTTTCTGTTCATACCAGGCGATATTATAAACGATCGGCAAGTCGTTAATATCATTCAGATCAAAAACCTCTTTAAGCTTGAGAGCGATGACGGCAAGGCTGTAGGAATCATTGCATTGTCCGGCATCGAGTACACGGGGGATACCGCCGATATCGCCAAGATTGAGCTTATTATACCGATACTTGGCACAACCGGCAGTAAGAATAACCGTATCTTCAGGCAGGGAGGCAGCAAAATCCGTATAATAGGATCTGGTTTTTGCCCTGCCGTCACAGCCGGCCATAACGACAAATTTCTTGATGGCCCCTGATTTCACGGCTTCAACCACTTTGTCAGCCAGGGCAAGAACCTGCTGGTGGGCAAAACCACCTACAATTTGGCCCTTTTCCAATTCGGTTGGCGGAGGACATGTTTTGGCCAGAGTAATGATTTCGGAAAAATCTTTGGGATTATTCCCAACTCTGTCCGCGATGTGTTTAATCCCTTCAAAACCGACGATACTGGTCGTAAACAGTCTGTCCCGATATGAATCTTTAGGTGGAATCAGACAGTTTGTGGTTAACAAGATAGGGCCGTTAAAGCTGGCGAACTCTTCGCCCTGTTTCCACCAGGCATTGCCATAGTTGCCCGCGAAGTGGGAGTATTTTTTGAAAGCGGGATAATAATGGGCGGGGAGCATTTCACTGTGTGTGTAGACATCAACACCGGAACCTTCCGTTTGCATGAGAAGTTCTTCCAGATCCTTTAGATCATGTCCGCTGATTAAGATACCAGGATTGCTGCGGACACCAAGATCAACCGTAGTGAGCACAGGATTACCGTAAGTGTCGGTATTTGCTTTATCGAGAAGGGCAAGGACACTTACACCGTATTTACCGGCTTCTAAAACCAGCGCAACGAGCTCATCGGCGGATAGGGAAGGATCAAGAGTAGCCACGAGGGCCCTGTTGATAAAACTAAGAATTTCTTCGTCAGCAAAGCCGAGGACTGCGGCGTGGTGATAATAAGCGGCCATTCCCTTAAGTCCGTAAATAAGCATATATTGCAAGGAACGGATATCTTCGTTTTCTGTGGCAAGAATACCAACGTCAGCGGCTTTGGCAGCAAATTCTTCACTGCTGCCGGCGGTCCACTCAGCGGCTGCGGGGATATTTTCCAAACGAATATGAGAATCGGCAAGAGCTTGCTTGAGTTGACCACGCAAGGTTAGACCCTCTTTAATTTTAGCCTCAATCACAGCATGATCGAAATTTACATTTGTTACTGTCGTAAAAAGACTGTCAATAATGTATTTATCCGCATCGGCAGGGACAATCCCATTTTTTTTGGCCTGAAGAGCATAATAAGATAAACCCTTTGTCACAAAAATCAACAGATCCTGTAAATTGGAGACATCAGAGGTTTTACCACATACCCCCGCTTTGGAGCAACCATGATTACCGGCTGTTTCTTGACATTGATAACAAAACATTGACATAGAGTGACCTCCTTTAGAATATTTTTTCTAGATCTATCGTAATGTCTGGAAGATCGTAAGGCGGTAACCTATGTTACAATGATCATATAAAAAGGTTTGACAAAGGCTTATCCCTGCTTTGATCATGAATTGACCGGAGGGTATGATTGTGGAGAGAATCCTTGCTGCATTAACTTTCTGTCCTTTATTTCAGAAATTAAGTATTCAGCAGATGAAAGAGATGACCAAAGAGATGACATTTCAATTGGCTCACTATCAGAAAAATGATGTTCTGGCTATCGAAGGTGATCCCTGTACCAAAATCGGTATTGTCATCGAGGGAAGAGTAGAGATAAACAAATTATTAGCAAATGGGAAAAATGTGAACATGGAGACGTTAAGCAGAGGGGATGTTTTCGGGGAGGTCATTTTATTCCTGGGAAACAGCTATCCGGCAACCATTGTTGCCTCCCAAAAATCGGAGGTATTGTTTGTTTCTAAGGAAGAAATATTAAAAATGCTTGCTTTAAACAGAGATTTGATGGAAGGAGTTTTACATTTATTTGCCCAAAAAATTTTTTTGCTCAACCAAAAGGTGACCTTGCTTTCTTTGCAGACTATCCGGCAGAAATTAACCTGGTATCTCTTAAAGGAGTATAAACGGCAGAAAACATTAGAAATCAACCTTGAAAACTCAAAAGTAAGCTGGGCTGAAAAAATTGGGATACCCAGGCCTTCGCTTTCAAGGGAATTAATAAATATGCAGGATGACGGATTGATTATCTTAGATAAAAATAAAGTGAAGATCGTTGAACTAAAAAAACTTGAAGCATGTCTCTACTCATGAATCTTTCTGAAACAGGATTTTCACATGCTTCCCGACAAGACAAAACAGAAAGACAATTCCGGCCCATCCGATAAGAGGATAATAGATCACAACAGATTCTGAAAAACCATAGCGGGCCAGAAGGACAGCGATGGCACAGGCAAGGAAAGAATAGGCGACTCGGGATGCTTTATCGGTGGAAAGCCGTAAAGTGAAGCCATACAAGATACTGACAGCGGTAGTATAGATCTCCAACAAGATAATTATCCCATATCCCCAGGGGATCAGAAAATGAATTCGGGAAGCCAGATAGAGCATAGGGACTTGGTGGCCGGCAGTTTGAGGGAAAGTACAAACAAGGGCGAAATTGATCGCCAGGATTCCTGCTCCCAATCCAAGGCAGCCGAATGTAGCGCCCAGGGCATTTTTCTTCTGATCAGTGGATAAACGACCCAGAGAAGATAAGATGGCCAGAGCAAGAATGATATTATAGGAAACATAAAGGACGGAAGAAGTAATCCAGCTTTTGGTTGCGCCAAGGGAACCGGTCTGTATTAATGAAAGATTGGAGATCCCTGTAGAATTAAGGGCAAAAGTAAAAACCGATACCCCCAATACAGCCGCCAACATGAAAGGAACGACTATGCTGATGGCTTTGATGACATTATTTTGGCCGGAAACCACAGTAAAAAAAGTCAAAGAGAGCATGACCAGACTGCCTGCAACAGGCGGCAGACCAAAAAGATCGTTGAAGACGGCCCCGGCCCCGGCGGCCATAACAATTAATACGGAGATAAAGCTGATGGTCAGAAGTCCATCAATTAAACGGCCTAATTTTCTCCCCATAATATAAGCAATGAGATCATAATGGTTTTTCGCTTTGATCCGCTGGGAAAAATGCATGATTAACCAGGAAAAGTAGCCAAAGAAGATGGTTGCCATGATGATGCCCAGCAATCCCGGTTTACCAAAGACAGTAAAAAATCTGAAGATTTCCTGCCCTGTTGCGAATCCGGCACCAACGACCGTGCCGATTAAAGAACAGGCGATGGTGGTCACGGATAAGTGTTGTTTCTGGATCACTTTATTCCCCCGCAAAATAAATAGACAATAGTTTATACTATTATATGGAGACCGGCCCTATAATAAGTACTAAAAGGTTAATGACGGAGGTAAAAATGTTTTCAAAGAGGAAGCCGATTTATACTACTTTTATTATTCTTGTATTTTGCTTTTTTATCATCTGTGGCCTTAGCAGTTTCCGGGAAGAGCAATTGGCGGTCAAAATCGCTGTGCAGCAGGTCAATAATGCCTTGGTGAAACTGGCTCCCCTTATTGAAACAAATCAGCTTAAGGACCTGATTCAGACCAGAGCAGAAGACAACTCTTATTATGGCTTATTGAGTCAGCAGCTTGGCCAATCCGCTGCGGATTACGGTCTGGCCGGCCTTTATATTGCAGCCAGAACTGCAGATAGCAAATGGTATCATATTGCAGACAGCAGACCGGTTTCCGATCCGCTGCACAGCCAGTTGGGACAAGAGGAAATCAGTGCTCCGGTAACTTGGGAAAAAGCCATTCGCGGAGTCAGGATCGAGCCGGAACTGACCCGAGGCGACAGGGGTACCGTTATTTCTTCTTACGTATCACTTCAGGATGAAAAAGGACAGATCTATGCCTTTATCGCGGGAGAATACAATGCGGCTCAGATTTCTGATTTTATTTATGTTACGCTATATGTGCAGCTGGGGATAATATTGCTGTCCCTCGTGATGATTGGCTGGGTTTGGAGGAAGGCCATGAAAAAAGAATAATCTTCTCAAAAGCTGATATAGTGAAGATTAAATTGGAATAAGAGGTCTCCCTTACGGAAATATTAGGTAATAAAGCCGCATATATTTTTCTGGAGGGATGACATGGAATATTTGACTATTGAATTAGCGACTTCCGGTTTTCAAGAGGGGTTAATGACAGCCTTGACAAATCTGCGGGACAAAGACCGGATTCCGCTGAATCTATTGGAATTATCACGCGGCCGGAATTATAAGGTGTGCTGCGAGTTTCCCCGTCTTAAAGAGGAGGGGCAGGGCAGGACCGCTGTTTTGATCTATTTATATTATTTGGCCAGGGCCCTTGCGGATAATGTCATCAGGATTTGGGAAAAAAATGATTCCAGGAAATTGTTGTGTACGGAATATGGTATTGCTCAAGGAGAGACAGAGAAAATCATAGAAAGGCTCAGCTCTTCAGGGAGCAAAAAAAGAGATGTCTTGACCAGGTCTTTTCTGGAATATTTCCAAAACAACACTTATCTGGATCTGGACGGGTTTATGTGTTTCCGGGCCCATGAATATAAAGCTCAGTACAGACAGGCCCTTTCCAAAGCCGTGAATGATTATGAGCAACAGCGGGAAGATGAGATTTTTATTCAAATTTTAGAGAGATTCATGGATGCTCAGGATCAAAAAGTGAAGACACTGGACCTTGTGATGAAAGAAAAGCTGATTCTCATCTGTGATCAAAAAGGGAAACGGATAAAGGAAGATCATTTTGATGAGAATTACGGGGATCTGGTGATCAGCATTATTCTCAAATATGCGCCTGAAAGAGTGATCATACACTCCGGTAACCTGGACCAGAAGGGAGATCCGAATTTCCTTTTGCTTTTGAAAGAGGTTTTTAAAGGTAAAGTGAGCTATTGCACGGGCTGTTCATTATGTCAAGAATAATTAATTGAAATAACAGGTTCCGTAATTGACAAGGGAAAAAAACTAAGATAAGCTAAAAAGAAGAAATGATGACGGATTAATACGAAGAAGGGGACAGTAACCCTACAAAGCAGGTTAAAGAGAGGAATGCCGGGGCTGTAAGCATTCTGCCTGTTGTCAGGTGAAGACCACCCTGGAGTGCCGGACGGAAACAGCAGGAGTATGAACGGCCGTTGCCCCCGCGTTAAGGGGGACTGGAGAAAAATGGAGTCCAAGAGAATTGGCTTTTCATTTTATTTGGGTGGAACCACGGGAATGCAGCTCTCGTCCCATAAGGGATGAGGGCTTTTTATATTTCAGAGAAAATAAAAATTTGGGAGTGATACCGGTGATTAAAGTAAGGTTAAAAGACGGTTCGGAGAAAGAATTCCAGGAGGGGATAACTCTTGGTGAACTGGCAGTTTCTATTTCCCCGGGCTTGGGCAGAATTGCCGTAGCGGCCAAGGTCAACAATGAAACGAAAGATCTTTCAAGCATATTGAGTACGGATGCTGAAGTGGAGATTCTTACGATGGACAGTGAGGAAGGATTAGAAATCATGAGGCATTCCTGTGCCCATTTACTGGCCCAGGCTGTTCAGGAGCTTTATCCCGGAACGCATTTCGGCATCGGCCCGGCAATTGCCAACGGCTTCTACTACGATTTTGATTCAGAGCATATCTTCACCCCGGAAGATCTTGAGAAGATCGAACAGAAAATGAAGAAGCTGGCCAAAGAGGGCCAGAAGTTTACAAGACAGGAATTGGCCCGGCAGGAAGCATTAAGCTTTTTTGAACAAAAAGGAGAACAATATAAAGTTGAATTAATCAGAGATCTGCCGGAGGAGGCTGTGATTTCCGTATACGCTCAGGGGGATTTTGCGGATCTTTGCGCAGGGCCCCATCTTCCTTCTACTAAACCGATTAAAGCGTTTAAACTGCAGAGTGTTGCCGGAGCCTATTGGCGAGGCAGCGAAAAGAATAAAATGCTGCAGAGGATTTATGGTCTGGCTTTTGCCAAGCAGACCGAGCTGGATGATTTTTTGTTTAAATTAGAAGAAGCGAAAAGACGTGATCACCGTAAATTGGGAATGGAACTTGACCTTTTCAGCCTTCATGATGAAGGCCCGGGGTTCCCTTTCTTTCATCCTAAGGGAATGGTTATCCGGAATTTGCTTGAAGACTTTTGGCGTAAGGAACATTTTAAAAGGGGATATGTGGAGATCAAAACACCGATCATTCTCAACAGGGCATTATG harbors:
- a CDS encoding YkvI family membrane protein, which codes for MIQKQHLSVTTIACSLIGTVVGAGFATGQEIFRFFTVFGKPGLLGIIMATIFFGYFSWLIMHFSQRIKAKNHYDLIAYIMGRKLGRLIDGLLTISFISVLIVMAAGAGAVFNDLFGLPPVAGSLVMLSLTFFTVVSGQNNVIKAISIVVPFMLAAVLGVSVFTFALNSTGISNLSLIQTGSLGATKSWITSSVLYVSYNIILALAILSSLGRLSTDQKKNALGATFGCLGLGAGILAINFALVCTFPQTAGHQVPMLYLASRIHFLIPWGYGIIILLEIYTTAVSILYGFTLRLSTDKASRVAYSFLACAIAVLLARYGFSESVVIYYPLIGWAGIVFLFCLVGKHVKILFQKDS
- the ytxC gene encoding sporulation protein YtxC, with the translated sequence MEYLTIELATSGFQEGLMTALTNLRDKDRIPLNLLELSRGRNYKVCCEFPRLKEEGQGRTAVLIYLYYLARALADNVIRIWEKNDSRKLLCTEYGIAQGETEKIIERLSSSGSKKRDVLTRSFLEYFQNNTYLDLDGFMCFRAHEYKAQYRQALSKAVNDYEQQREDEIFIQILERFMDAQDQKVKTLDLVMKEKLILICDQKGKRIKEDHFDENYGDLVISIILKYAPERVIIHSGNLDQKGDPNFLLLLKEVFKGKVSYCTGCSLCQE
- a CDS encoding YkoF family thiamine/hydroxymethylpyrimidine-binding protein; this translates as MLCAEVSVYPLKTNNATQVIDGAIEALSREQVKYKVGSISTHIDGNDEQVWSGIRKLYDEAKKTGEVNMVVTFSNAEH
- a CDS encoding Crp/Fnr family transcriptional regulator, with translation MERILAALTFCPLFQKLSIQQMKEMTKEMTFQLAHYQKNDVLAIEGDPCTKIGIVIEGRVEINKLLANGKNVNMETLSRGDVFGEVILFLGNSYPATIVASQKSEVLFVSKEEILKMLALNRDLMEGVLHLFAQKIFLLNQKVTLLSLQTIRQKLTWYLLKEYKRQKTLEINLENSKVSWAEKIGIPRPSLSRELINMQDDGLIILDKNKVKIVELKKLEACLYS
- the hcp gene encoding hydroxylamine reductase, giving the protein MSMFCYQCQETAGNHGCSKAGVCGKTSDVSNLQDLLIFVTKGLSYYALQAKKNGIVPADADKYIIDSLFTTVTNVNFDHAVIEAKIKEGLTLRGQLKQALADSHIRLENIPAAAEWTAGSSEEFAAKAADVGILATENEDIRSLQYMLIYGLKGMAAYYHHAAVLGFADEEILSFINRALVATLDPSLSADELVALVLEAGKYGVSVLALLDKANTDTYGNPVLTTVDLGVRSNPGILISGHDLKDLEELLMQTEGSGVDVYTHSEMLPAHYYPAFKKYSHFAGNYGNAWWKQGEEFASFNGPILLTTNCLIPPKDSYRDRLFTTSIVGFEGIKHIADRVGNNPKDFSEIITLAKTCPPPTELEKGQIVGGFAHQQVLALADKVVEAVKSGAIKKFVVMAGCDGRAKTRSYYTDFAASLPEDTVILTAGCAKYRYNKLNLGDIGGIPRVLDAGQCNDSYSLAVIALKLKEVFDLNDINDLPIVYNIAWYEQKAVLVLLALLSLGVKNIHLGPTLPGFLSPNVAKILVETFGIGGITTPAEDLSSMIG